One part of the Acetoanaerobium sticklandii genome encodes these proteins:
- the hpf gene encoding ribosome hibernation-promoting factor, HPF/YfiA family: MRVILSGKQIDVTEAMRNSIDTKLSRLDKYFNEEVTAKVTASVFRNLHKIEVTLPVGKTVMRAEAVDTDLYNATDIVVDKLGRQIRKHKTKLMDRGNDTIRFENIEAYIPREEEKEEELHGKIVKRKRFGFRPMSEEEAILQMELLGHNFFVFTSAETDAITVIYKRKDGNYGILEPE, from the coding sequence ATGAGAGTTATCCTAAGCGGCAAGCAAATCGATGTTACAGAGGCAATGAGAAATTCAATTGATACAAAACTCTCAAGACTGGATAAGTATTTTAACGAAGAGGTGACAGCAAAAGTAACTGCTAGTGTATTTAGAAACCTTCACAAAATTGAGGTAACGCTACCTGTAGGAAAAACTGTTATGAGAGCAGAGGCTGTTGATACAGATTTATATAACGCGACTGATATCGTAGTTGATAAATTAGGCAGACAGATTCGTAAGCATAAGACAAAATTAATGGATAGAGGCAACGATACCATTAGATTTGAAAATATCGAAGCTTATATTCCTAGGGAAGAAGAGAAGGAAGAAGAACTTCACGGCAAGATTGTAAAGAGAAAGAGATTTGGTTTTAGACCTATGTCAGAGGAGGAAGCTATACTTCAGATGGAGCTACTTGGACATAATTTCTTTGTATTTACAAGTGCTGAAACAGATGCCATTACTGTGATTTATAAGAGAAAAGACGGTAACTACGGTATCTTGGAACCAGAGTAA